In a single window of the Gossypium hirsutum isolate 1008001.06 chromosome A13, Gossypium_hirsutum_v2.1, whole genome shotgun sequence genome:
- the LOC107894205 gene encoding acetyl-coenzyme A carboxylase carboxyl transferase subunit alpha, chloroplastic isoform X1, with product MASISYSPAAFDETSASDLLRSSSSGVTGIPLKTLGKVRFVVKRRDVIVAAKMRKMKKHEYPWPADPHPNVKGGVLTHLSHFKPLKEKQKPVTLDFEKPLVDLEKKIVDVRKMANETGLDFSDQIISLENKYQQALKELYLHITPIQRVNIARHPNRPTFLDHVFNMTDKFVELHGDRAGYDDPAIVTGIGTIDGRRYMFIGQQKGRNTKENIQRNFGMPTPHGYRKALRMMYYADHHRFCNNLV from the exons atggcTTCGATATCGTATTCTCCAGCTGCCTTTGATGAAACTTCAGCTTCCGATCTTCTTCGGAGCTCCTCTAGCGGCGTGACTGGCATCCCTCTTAAAACCTTGGGGAAGGTACGATTTGTGGTGAAAAGGAGGGACGTAATTGTAGCTGCAAAGATGAGGAAAATGAAGAAACATGAATACCCATGGCCTGCAGATCCGCATCCAAATGTGAAAGGCGGAGTCCTCACTCATCTCTCTCATTTCAAACCactgaaagaaaaacaaaagcctGTTACTTTGGATTTTGAGAAGCCACTTGTTGATTTAGAGAAGAAGATTGTTGAC GTGAGGAAGATGGCAAATGAAACCGGTTTGGATTTCAGTGATCAGATTATTTCTTTGGAGAATAAATATCAACAG GCTCTAAAGGAATTATACTTGCATATTACCCCTATACAACGCGTGAACATTGCCAGACACCCTAATAGACCTACATTCCTTGATCATGTATTTAACATGACTGATAAG TTTGTGGAACTTCATGGAGACCGAGCAGGGTATGACGATCCAGCTATCGTTACTGGTATAGGAACCATAGATGGTAGGAG GTACATGTTTATTGGTCAACAAAAGGGTAGAAATACTAAAGAGAATATTCAGCGTAACTTTGGAATGCCAACACCCCATGG TTACAGGAAGGCTCTACGCATGATGTATTATGCAGATCACCACAGGTTCTGTAACAacctagtttag
- the LOC107894205 gene encoding acetyl-coenzyme A carboxylase carboxyl transferase subunit alpha, chloroplastic isoform X2: MASISYSPAAFDETSASDLLRSSSSGVTGIPLKTLGKVRFVVKRRDVIVAAKMRKMKKHEYPWPADPHPNVKGGVLTHLSHFKPLKEKQKPVTLDFEKPLVDLEKKIVDVRKMANETGLDFSDQIISLENKYQQALKELYLHITPIQRVNIARHPNRPTFLDHVFNMTDKFVELHGDRAGYDDPAIVTGIGTIDGRRYMFIGQQKGRNTKENIQRNFGMPTPHGKHLQLQEGSTHDVLCRSPQVL, translated from the exons atggcTTCGATATCGTATTCTCCAGCTGCCTTTGATGAAACTTCAGCTTCCGATCTTCTTCGGAGCTCCTCTAGCGGCGTGACTGGCATCCCTCTTAAAACCTTGGGGAAGGTACGATTTGTGGTGAAAAGGAGGGACGTAATTGTAGCTGCAAAGATGAGGAAAATGAAGAAACATGAATACCCATGGCCTGCAGATCCGCATCCAAATGTGAAAGGCGGAGTCCTCACTCATCTCTCTCATTTCAAACCactgaaagaaaaacaaaagcctGTTACTTTGGATTTTGAGAAGCCACTTGTTGATTTAGAGAAGAAGATTGTTGAC GTGAGGAAGATGGCAAATGAAACCGGTTTGGATTTCAGTGATCAGATTATTTCTTTGGAGAATAAATATCAACAG GCTCTAAAGGAATTATACTTGCATATTACCCCTATACAACGCGTGAACATTGCCAGACACCCTAATAGACCTACATTCCTTGATCATGTATTTAACATGACTGATAAG TTTGTGGAACTTCATGGAGACCGAGCAGGGTATGACGATCCAGCTATCGTTACTGGTATAGGAACCATAGATGGTAGGAG GTACATGTTTATTGGTCAACAAAAGGGTAGAAATACTAAAGAGAATATTCAGCGTAACTTTGGAATGCCAACACCCCATGG gAAACACTTACAGTTACAGGAAGGCTCTACGCATGATGTATTATGCAGATCACCACAGGTTCTGTAA
- the LOC107894205 gene encoding acetyl-coenzyme A carboxylase carboxyl transferase subunit alpha, chloroplastic isoform X3, translating into MASISYSPAAFDETSASDLLRSSSSGVTGIPLKTLGKVRFVVKRRDVIVAAKMRKMKKHEYPWPADPHPNVKGGVLTHLSHFKPLKEKQKPVTLDFEKPLVDLEKKIVDVRKMANETGLDFSDQIISLENKYQQALKELYLHITPIQRVNIARHPNRPTFLDHVFNMTDKFVELHGDRAGYDDPAIVTGIGTIDGRRYMFIGQQKGRNTKENIQRNFGMPTPHGSKSKRIKFG; encoded by the exons atggcTTCGATATCGTATTCTCCAGCTGCCTTTGATGAAACTTCAGCTTCCGATCTTCTTCGGAGCTCCTCTAGCGGCGTGACTGGCATCCCTCTTAAAACCTTGGGGAAGGTACGATTTGTGGTGAAAAGGAGGGACGTAATTGTAGCTGCAAAGATGAGGAAAATGAAGAAACATGAATACCCATGGCCTGCAGATCCGCATCCAAATGTGAAAGGCGGAGTCCTCACTCATCTCTCTCATTTCAAACCactgaaagaaaaacaaaagcctGTTACTTTGGATTTTGAGAAGCCACTTGTTGATTTAGAGAAGAAGATTGTTGAC GTGAGGAAGATGGCAAATGAAACCGGTTTGGATTTCAGTGATCAGATTATTTCTTTGGAGAATAAATATCAACAG GCTCTAAAGGAATTATACTTGCATATTACCCCTATACAACGCGTGAACATTGCCAGACACCCTAATAGACCTACATTCCTTGATCATGTATTTAACATGACTGATAAG TTTGTGGAACTTCATGGAGACCGAGCAGGGTATGACGATCCAGCTATCGTTACTGGTATAGGAACCATAGATGGTAGGAG GTACATGTTTATTGGTCAACAAAAGGGTAGAAATACTAAAGAGAATATTCAGCGTAACTTTGGAATGCCAACACCCCATGG
- the LOC107894205 gene encoding acetyl-coenzyme A carboxylase carboxyl transferase subunit alpha, chloroplastic isoform X4, with protein MASISYSPAAFDETSASDLLRSSSSGVTGIPLKTLGKVRFVVKRRDVIVAAKMRKMKKHEYPWPADPHPNVKGGVLTHLSHFKPLKEKQKPVTLDFEKPLVDLEKKIVDVRKMANETGLDFSDQIISLENKYQQALKELYLHITPIQRVNIARHPNRPTFLDHVFNMTDKFVELHGDRAGYDDPAIVTG; from the exons atggcTTCGATATCGTATTCTCCAGCTGCCTTTGATGAAACTTCAGCTTCCGATCTTCTTCGGAGCTCCTCTAGCGGCGTGACTGGCATCCCTCTTAAAACCTTGGGGAAGGTACGATTTGTGGTGAAAAGGAGGGACGTAATTGTAGCTGCAAAGATGAGGAAAATGAAGAAACATGAATACCCATGGCCTGCAGATCCGCATCCAAATGTGAAAGGCGGAGTCCTCACTCATCTCTCTCATTTCAAACCactgaaagaaaaacaaaagcctGTTACTTTGGATTTTGAGAAGCCACTTGTTGATTTAGAGAAGAAGATTGTTGAC GTGAGGAAGATGGCAAATGAAACCGGTTTGGATTTCAGTGATCAGATTATTTCTTTGGAGAATAAATATCAACAG GCTCTAAAGGAATTATACTTGCATATTACCCCTATACAACGCGTGAACATTGCCAGACACCCTAATAGACCTACATTCCTTGATCATGTATTTAACATGACTGATAAG TTTGTGGAACTTCATGGAGACCGAGCAGGGTATGACGATCCAGCTATCGTTACTG gttaa